The Rhabdothermincola salaria genomic interval CCGGTCTCGGACCCGACGACGTCGACGTGTGCGAGTTCTACGACCCCTTCAGCTTCGAGATCATCCGGCAGTTCGAGGCGTTCGGCTTCTGCGACGAGGGCGAAGGCGCCGACCTGGTGCTCTCCGGCGCCATCGAGCCGGGAGGACGTTGGCCGGTCACCACCGACGGAGGGCTGCTGTCGTTCAGCCACGGCGGCGGCGCCGTGCAGATGGTGCAACGGGTGATCCGTGGCGTCCACCAGCTCCGCGGCGAGTGCGCCACCATGCAGGTGGCCGACGCCGAGGTGGCCATGTGCTCGGGCGGGGGCTCCGGCGCGCTGTTCAACGACGTGATGCTGCTCGGCAAGGAGCGCCCGTGACCCTGCTGGTCCCCCAACCCGAAGGCATCCCCCTGCCCACCCCGTCGGAGTTCTCCGAGACCTACTGGGAGGGGTGCGCCCGGGGCGAGCTGCGCTTCCAGCGCTGCCGCGACTGCGGGGCCGCCACCCACACCCCGGCGGTGATGTGCGCGGTGTGCACGTCCCGGTCACTCACGTGGGAGCAGTCGTCCGGCCTCGGTGAGGTCTACAGCTGGACCGTGGTGTGGCGACCCCCGACCGCCGACTTCGTCGTGCCCTACGCCCCGGTCATCGTGACCATGCAGGAGGGGTGGGAGCTGCTGAGCAACCTCGTCGGCGTCGACCACACCGAACCGCAGGTGGGCATGGCCGTCGAGGTGGAGTTCCACCCCGTGGGCGGGGGCGTGCAGCTCCCCTACGTCGCCCCGCGCCGCTGAGCGTCCGTCGGGGCGTGGTCGGCCCGCACCGGCGGCGCGGTGACGGAGTATTCCGGGGCGGTCAGGTGCGGCGAGGTCGCGACGGGCAGGCGCCGCCGGAGCGTTGGGCCCGGCGGATGAGGTGGAACCCGTAGCCGGTGCCCAGCACCCAGGTGAGCGTGAGCACACCGCCGGCGACCCAGGCGTGGTCGCGCACCAGCGCTCCGGCCGACGTGCCGGCCAGCACGGTGGCGAGCACGCCGAGGCTCAGCGGGAGGTGGCAGGGGCACAACAGGAACGACCACAGCAACCACCGGCGGCCGTGGCGCTCGAGCGCGACCGTCTCCGCGGCCGGGGCGACGAGGCCGTCGACGACCGGGAGCGACGAGGTGCGGTGGGGAGCGTCGGTCGCCATGCAACCACTATACCCCCCGGGGTGTCCATCCCGCACCGCTCACCACCGGGCAGGAGTCCCGGCGACCGTCGCGGGCCGGGCGCGTACAGTGGCCGGGCGCCCCGGAGGAACCGGGTCGCGAGACAGGGGGAACATGGCCGCGGGACAGGTCCGACTCGACATCGACGGTGCGATCGCCACCATCACCAACGACAACCCCGAGAAGCGCAACGCCTTCACCGACGACATGGATGCCCAGCTGTTCGCCATCCTCGGCGAGCTGCGTCAGCGCACCGACGTCCGGGCCGTCATCTGGCGGGGCGAGGGCCACTCGTGGTCGTCGGGTCGAGACGTGTCGGCCATCGGCACCAACAAGACCGAGCTCACCCACCACGAGCTGATGACCCGGGGGCACAAGGGCATCCAGCAGCTGTTCGACCTCGACGCCCCGGTCATCGTGGCCATCCAGGGGTGGGCCATCGGCGGGTCGTTCCAGCGGGCCCTCCTCTGCGACGTGCGCATCGCGGCCGAGGGAGCCCGGTTCATGCTTCCCGAGGTGGGCCACGGGGTGATCCCCGACACCGGCGGCATGGGCCGCCTGTTCCAGATGTGCGGTCCCGGGGTGGTCAGCGACATGGTGCTCACCGGCCGCCCCCTCGGCACCGAGGAGGCGCTGGCCCTCGGCATCGTGTCTCGGATCGTGGCCCCCGAGGACCTCGACGCCACCGCGCGGGAGATGGCCGAGAAGGTCGCCGCCGCCCCGGCGGTCACCGTGAAGATGGCCCGGCGCGTCATCCAGCACCTGGCCGAACCCGAGATCCGCACCTCCATGGCCGATGAGCTCGTCTACCAGACCTTCATCAACCAGTCCCAGGACTTCGCCGAGTTCCGCGCCGCCCGGGCCGAGGGCCGCGAGCCTCGCTACACGGGGAGCTGACCCATGACCGACACCGACGCCACCCCGCCCGCGCCCACGCCCGCCCCCGGCCTCCCCGACGCGCCACCGCTCGGCGCGTCGGCCCTCCCCGAGGGCACCTACGACGGCACCGTGGTCTTCGTCACCGGCGGCGGCACCGGGCTGGGGGCGGCCATCGCCACCGAGTTCGCCCGCCTCGGCGCCTCCATCGTGATCGCCAGCCGCAAGCCCGAGCACCTCGAGGCCGGCCACGAGCGCATCGCCGAGCTGGGGGCCCCGGTCGTCACCGTGGGCTGCGACATCCGAGACCCCGAGCAGATCGCGGCGGCGTTCGACGCCGCCGTCGAGGCCTTCGGCCTCCCGGACGTGCTCGTCAACAACGCGGCGGCGAACTTCCCGGTGCCGGCCGAGGACATGTCGCCCAATGCCTGGCGCACGGTGGTCGACATCACCCTCAACGGCACGTTCTTCTGCGCCCGCGAGTTCGCCCGCCGCCACCTCGACGCCGGCACCCCGGGGTCGATCGTCAACGTCGGCGCCAGCTACGCCTGGACCGGTGGACCGGGGTTCGCCCACTCGGCGGCGGCCAAGGCCGGCGTCAAGAACATGGTCGAGACCCTGGCGGTCGAGTGGGGCCCCTACGGCATCCAGGTCAACGGCCTGGTGCCCGGCCTCATGCCCCACGAGGACATGACCGCCGACATCCAGGGCAACCTGGCGCGCACCAACGACAAGGACGCCTGCCAGCCGGCGCTGCGGGTCGGGCGACCTCGCGAGCTGGCCTGGGCCGCCACCTTCCTGGCCTCGCCCTACGCCCGCTTCATCAGCGGCCACACCCTGGTGGTCGACGGGGCCAACTGGCAGCGCCGCACGCTCACCAACCCACCCGTGGTCACCGTGCGCGACCAGATGGGCAAGGACCCCTTCTCCCTGGGATGACCCGTCCATCCCCGACCCGGAGGGGTCAGGGGTGGGGGTGGGCCTCGATCAGGTGGGTGAGCCGGGCCAGCGAACCGGCCAGCGACACCCTCTCCACCGCGTCGACCCCCAGGGCGGACTCCCAGCCGTGGAGGTCGGCGTTGACCGAGGTCGCCAGGGCCAACCCCGCATCGGTGGCCTCGACCACGATGCGGCGTCGATCGGAGGGATCGGGCAGCCGCCGGATCCAACCGGCCCGCTCGAGGCGATCGAGGGTCAACGACATCCCACCGGTCGTGCGGCCGAGCACGTCGCAGATGGCGGTGGGAGCGCTGCGCTGCTCGGGTGAACGGCGGATGACGCCCAGCACCAGGTAGTCGGCCGCGCTGATGCCGTGCGCGGTGGTGATGCGGTCGAGCACCTGGCCGACGAGGATCTCGAGTCGGACCACGTGGCCCAGCAGGTCGTCGTCGCCTTCGGGCAGGTCGAGCGCAGGGTCCGGGGACGCGATCACGTCAGGGCTGCGCTCGACGCCTACGGCCCCCACTACTCGGTGATGCCGAACCGCTCGAGCCCGTAGGCGGCGATGGCGTTGCCCCGCAGCACGGCGTAGCAGGCCTGTTCGTCCATGCCGGCCGCGGCGAAGAGGTCGCGCGCCACCTTGCGGGAGTGGGGGAAGGTGCCGTCGGAGTGGGGGTAGTCGGTCTCGAAGAGGATCTGCTCGACGCCCACGTCCGCGCGGCACTTGAGGCCGTGCAGGTCGTCGAAGACACAACCGAACACCCGACCCCGCACCTGCTCGCTCGGGGCGATGGGCAGGTCGACCCCGCCCACGCCGTCGCGCCAGACGCTGTCCATGCGCTCGAGCTGGAACGGCATCCAGCCCACCTGGCTCTCGGCGAAGGCGATCTTGAGCGAGTCGAAACGACCGAGGGTGCCCGAGAACACCCAGTCGGCGAGCGAGCCCTGGGCGTTCTGGGCGTACAGCGACATGGAGGTGGCCAGCGGGGCGTCGGGCGAGGTGGTGGGCATCGACGAGGACGAGCCGATGTGCATCGACACGGTGGTCTCGGTCTCCTCGCAGGCCGTCCAGAGCACGTCCCACTCGCCGCTGTAGAGCGAGGGGAACCCGAGCTTGGAGGGGTTCTCGCTGAAGGCGATGGCGTGGCTGCCCTTGGCCGCGCAGCGGCGCACCTCGTCGGCCGCCAGCTGCGGGTCCCAGAGGGGGACCAGCGTGAGCGGGATCAACCGGCCCTGGCCGGCACCGCCGCACCACTCGTCGATCATCCAGTCGTTGTAGATGCGCAGGGACGTGACGGCGAGGTCCTTGTCGGGCCGTTCGGCGAAGCCCTGGCCGGCGAAGCGCGGAAAGATGTTGGGGTAGTTGATGGCCGCCGAGACGTGGTTGGTGTCCATGTCGGCCAGACGGGCGGCCTGGTCGTAGGTGCCGGGGCGGAAGTCCTCGTAGACCGCGGGCACGTTGCGCTGCTGGGACCGCGGGGTGCCCGCCGGGGCGTGCAGGAAGCCGGTGGGCACGGCCAGGTCGTCGAACAGCCAGACGTCGCACCACTGGCCGTCGTCGGCGTTGCGTTCGAAGCCGTAGTGCCCGCCGGTGAAGGTGAGCTTGACCTTCTCGCGCACCGTGCGCGGGCCGCGCTCGCGCATCGACGCCGGGAGCTCTCGCTGCCAGAGGTCCTTGGGCTCGAGGACGTGGTCGTCGACGGAGATGATGTCGGGCAGCTCGTGCTCGGCGGGGGTCACGTCGGGGAGCAGGCTCACAGGGTCCTCCAGGGTCGTCGGGCCCGGGTCCGCCCGACGGCGTCGGGGAGACCAGGTCCCCCCCATACTATCTTTGCCCAAAGCTACTAGGTCAAGCGCTAGTTCGGGCCCACACCCGCGGCGCGGTCGGACGGGCCGGCGAACCGGCTGTCGGACCGGCTCTCGGAGGGTCCGGCCGGCGGGTCGGCGGGCGGCGACCGGCCTTGCCCCGGTACATCTCCTCGTCGGCCCGACGCAGCAACGAGGCGGTGTCGTCGACGGGGTCGGCCACGGCCAGACCCACCGTCGCCCCCGTCGTGATCGCCGGCAGGCCGGCCAGCTCGATGGGGCGTTCCAGGGCGGTGCCGATCCGCTCGGCGATGCTCTGCAGGATCGTCGCCGACGCCGGCTCGCAGACCACGACGAACTCGTCCCCGCCGACCCGACCCACGAGGTCGGTCGGCCGGACGGCGTCGGCCAGCCGGCGCGCCACCACCGACAGGACGCGATCGCCGATGTCGTGACCGTAGGTGTCGTTCACGTCCTTGAAGCCGTCGAGGTCGAGGAACAGCACACCGACCTCGTGGAGGTGGCGGCGGGCCAGCGACTCGCCGACCCGGGTGTGCACGGCGGTGCGGTTGGGGAGGCCGGTGAGCCCGTCGTGGTGGGCCAGGTGGGCCAGCTCCTCGGTGAGGGACTTGCGCGAGGTGATGTCCTCCACGTGGGCGAGGAGGTGTTGGGGGGCGCCCTCGGCGTCGCGCAGCACCGACACGTTGAGCAGGCACCAGACCACGGTGGCGTCGGGCCGCAGGTAGCGCTTCTCCATGCGGTAGCCGGGGATCCGTCCGCTCAGGAGCCGATCCAGGTAGTCGAGGTCGGCTCCGAGGTCGTCGGGGTGGGTGATGTCCTGGAAGCTCAGGTGGCTCAGATCCGCGGGCTCGCGGCCGAGGATGTCGGCCAGCGCCCGGTTCGCCTCCAGGAAGCGCCCGTCGAGGTCCACCAGGGCGATCCCGGTCGGCGCCTTGGCGAACGCCTGTCGGAAGCGCTCCTGCGCCGTGCTCAACGTCACCTCCAGCGAGCGTCGCTCGGTGATGTCGCGCATGTGCAGGATCACCCCTTCGACCGAGGGGTCCTGCAGGCGGTTGTTGGCCACCACCTCCATCAGGACCGGGCGCCCGAAGCGGTCCTCGATGCGCAGCTCGCGTGGCACGGTCGGACCCAATTCGGACAGGGTCTCGTCGAACGACCGAAGAGCCAGCTCACGGTCCTGCTCGGCGACGAGGTCGAACCCCGATCGGCCCTCGAGCTCGCTCGGCGTCCATCCGAGCTGGGTCTCGGCGGAGGCGCTGACGTAGGTGATGACGGCGCGGTCGTCGATGACCACCACCACGTCCGAGGCGTGCTCCACCAGCGCCCGGTGGCGCCGTTCGCTGGCCAGCAGGGCGGCCCGGGCCACGTGCTCCGCGGTGACGTCGACACCGGTCGCCACGACCCGGCGAACGACGCCGGTGTCATCGCGGACCCCCGTCCGGGTGAACGAGATGGATCGCTCACCTCCGTCCCGGGTGCGCCACCGGCGGATCTGACGTCGAGGCTCCGCCGAGTCGAGGAAGCTGAGGTGCTCGTCGAGGACCTCGTCGAGCTCGTCGCACGCCATGAAGTCGAGCGCGCTGCGCCCGACGAGCTCGTCGACGGACCACCCCAGGATCCGCTCGCACGCGGGGTTCGCCCACAGGATCGACCCCCCGGCATCCGTCACCACGATCAACGACTCGGCTGTCTCGATCGCCGTCATCAGCACGTCGACGTCGAGACCGGACACTCCGGTAGGCAGCCTCTCCTCGGTCACCGAAGAGTCATCGTCGCGTCGACGGCGGAGGTTGAGCGCGAGGTGGAGAATTTGCCCAGTCGACGGGGGACGACGAGAAATCCGAGCGAGCCGGCCACGGATTTGGTCAAATCTCTCCCAACGGCTGACAAGGAGGTGACGCCCATGAGGGTGGCGAACCAGATCTCAGCGTTGTTCGGCGGCGCCGTGCCCGTGCGGATCGAGGCGTACGACGGCAGCGCGGCCGGGCCCGCCGACGCCGCCAGCACCCTGGTGGTGCGCCGCCCTCGCGCCCTGGCCCGACTCATCCAACGACCCGGGGAGCTCGGCATCGTGCGGGCCTACGTGAGCGGCGACGTCGACTTCGAGGGCGACATCTTCGCCCTGCTCGAGACCGCAGTCGACGCCGGACTGCGTCCCGACCCCAAGGCCGTGCCCGGCTTGCTGGCGGCGGCGGGGGCCGACCTGTGGCGCATCCCGCCACCACCCCCCGAGGAGGTCCGCCTGCGCGGCGGGCTGCACACCCGGGGGCGTGACCGGGCCGCCATCTCCCACCACTACGACGTGTCCAACGAGTTCTACCGGATGGTCCTCGGACCGTCGATGGTCTACTCCTGCGGGGTCTGGGAGTCGCCCGAGGCCGGGCTGGAGGCCGCCCAGGCGGCCAAGCTCGAGCTGGTGTGCCAGAAGCTGGCCCTCGAGCCGGGCATGCGCCTGCTCGACCTGGGCTGCGGCTGGGGCTCGATGGTCATCCACGCCGCCCAGAACCACGGGGTCTCCGCGGTGGGCGTCACCCTGTCCACCGAGCAGGCCGAGCTGGCCCGCGAGCGGGTCAAGGAGGCCGGCGTCGACGACCTCGTCGACATCCGCCTCCAGGACTACCGCGACGTCAGCGACGGCCCCTTCGACGCGGTCAGCTCGATCGGCATGTTCGAGCACGTGGGCCGGCGGCGCATCGAGGAGTACAACACGACCCTGTTCCGGCTCCTGCGGCCGGAGGGCCGGCTGTTGAACCACGCCATCGCCCGTCCCGGGTGCCCCCAGGGCGAGTCGCCCCTCGGACGGGCCAAGGCCCTCCGCCGACGCCTGGCCACGGCCGTCGGGTCGGACCTCACCTCCCGCATCGACAGCCCTCTGATGAACCGCTACGTGTTCCCCGACGGCGAGCTCCACGAGGTCGGCGTCGTCGTGTCGCTCCTGCAGGACAACGGCTTCGAGGTGCGCCACCTCGAGTCCATCCGCGAGCACTACGACCTCACGCTGCGGGCCTGGGTGGCCAACCTCGAGGCCAACTGGGACGACGCCGTCGACGAGGTGGGCGAGGGACGGGCCCGGGTGTGGCGCCTCTACATGGCGGCGTGCGCGCTCAACTTCGCCCTCGGCGGCGTCCAGGTCCACCAGGTCCTGGCCGTCAAGCCCGGCAGCCGCGGCGCCAGCGGCATGCCCTGGCGCCCCGGCTTCTGAGGACGGCGGTCCTCACTGGTAGAAACGGCGCATGGACCACGTCGAGACCATCCGCCGCGAGGGCACCGCTCTCGTCGAGGCCGCCGAGGCCGCCGGCCTCGACACGCCGGTCGCCGCCTGCCCCGGGTGGGACGTCCGCCGCCTGCTGCAGCACACGGCCAAGGTGCACCAGCGCACCGAGGCGGTGGTGCGCACCGGCGCCGACAGCCCTCCCCCGTCGAGCGAGTTCCCCCGCTTCGACGACGACTACCGGCTGTTCGCCCAGTTCCGCGCCGCCCTCGACGCGCTGTGCCTCACCCTCGAGGCCGCCGACCCCGAGGGACGCTCGTGGAACTTCACCAGCGGGTCCGGGACCAACGCGTTCTGGCCGCGCCGCATGGCCCACGAGACCACGGTGCACCGCATCGACGCCCAGCGCACCGCCGGCCAGGACGCCGACCCGGTCCCCTCCGATCAGGCCGCCGACGGCATCGACGAGCTGGTCACGGTCATGCTCCCCATGATGGTCGGCCTCAAGAAGCCCGATTGGAACGGCTCGATCCACCTCCACTGCACCGACCAGGCGGGCGAGTGGACGCTGCGCCTCGAGGAGGGCGCGCTCGCAGTCAGCCGCGACCACGAAAAGGGCGACCTGGCCGTTCGCGGCCCGGCGGCGGGCATGTTCCTGTGGGCGTGGAACCGGGCCGACCCGGCCGACGTCGGGCTCGAGTGCTTCGGCGACACCGCGCTGCTCGAGGCCTGGACCCAGCTCGTCCCCTGACGGCCGGTGGACGCCTCGACGGCGGCGACCGCCGTCGCGGGCCGGTCGGCTCGGTGGCAGGGCTCAGCGCAGGAACGTCCACCACATGCTGGCCCCGAGGGCCAGCACGCTGACCCCCACCCCGCTGACGACGACGTGACGGGGCACGTTGCCGTCGGCGTCGGCCGGCAAGCGAGCCCGCACCTTCTCGAGGAGTCGGGCGGCGAAGGGCACGTCGACCGACAGGATCAACAGGCCGGCGGCCAGGGTGAGGAGCCCGGGACCCGGCAGCACCATCAGCACCAGCCCGAGCACGCACAGGAACGACCCGGCGGTCATCCGGCCCAGACGCCGCAGCAGGCTGCGCTTGGCCTCGGCCCGGGTCTCCTCGCGGCGACCCGTCTCCATCTCGGC includes:
- a CDS encoding Zn-ribbon domain-containing OB-fold protein; this encodes MTLLVPQPEGIPLPTPSEFSETYWEGCARGELRFQRCRDCGAATHTPAVMCAVCTSRSLTWEQSSGLGEVYSWTVVWRPPTADFVVPYAPVIVTMQEGWELLSNLVGVDHTEPQVGMAVEVEFHPVGGGVQLPYVAPRR
- a CDS encoding enoyl-CoA hydratase/isomerase family protein produces the protein MAAGQVRLDIDGAIATITNDNPEKRNAFTDDMDAQLFAILGELRQRTDVRAVIWRGEGHSWSSGRDVSAIGTNKTELTHHELMTRGHKGIQQLFDLDAPVIVAIQGWAIGGSFQRALLCDVRIAAEGARFMLPEVGHGVIPDTGGMGRLFQMCGPGVVSDMVLTGRPLGTEEALALGIVSRIVAPEDLDATAREMAEKVAAAPAVTVKMARRVIQHLAEPEIRTSMADELVYQTFINQSQDFAEFRAARAEGREPRYTGS
- a CDS encoding SDR family oxidoreductase, with amino-acid sequence MTDTDATPPAPTPAPGLPDAPPLGASALPEGTYDGTVVFVTGGGTGLGAAIATEFARLGASIVIASRKPEHLEAGHERIAELGAPVVTVGCDIRDPEQIAAAFDAAVEAFGLPDVLVNNAAANFPVPAEDMSPNAWRTVVDITLNGTFFCAREFARRHLDAGTPGSIVNVGASYAWTGGPGFAHSAAAKAGVKNMVETLAVEWGPYGIQVNGLVPGLMPHEDMTADIQGNLARTNDKDACQPALRVGRPRELAWAATFLASPYARFISGHTLVVDGANWQRRTLTNPPVVTVRDQMGKDPFSLG
- a CDS encoding MarR family winged helix-turn-helix transcriptional regulator, which codes for MIASPDPALDLPEGDDDLLGHVVRLEILVGQVLDRITTAHGISAADYLVLGVIRRSPEQRSAPTAICDVLGRTTGGMSLTLDRLERAGWIRRLPDPSDRRRIVVEATDAGLALATSVNADLHGWESALGVDAVERVSLAGSLARLTHLIEAHPHP
- a CDS encoding amidohydrolase family protein, whose amino-acid sequence is MSLLPDVTPAEHELPDIISVDDHVLEPKDLWQRELPASMRERGPRTVREKVKLTFTGGHYGFERNADDGQWCDVWLFDDLAVPTGFLHAPAGTPRSQQRNVPAVYEDFRPGTYDQAARLADMDTNHVSAAINYPNIFPRFAGQGFAERPDKDLAVTSLRIYNDWMIDEWCGGAGQGRLIPLTLVPLWDPQLAADEVRRCAAKGSHAIAFSENPSKLGFPSLYSGEWDVLWTACEETETTVSMHIGSSSSMPTTSPDAPLATSMSLYAQNAQGSLADWVFSGTLGRFDSLKIAFAESQVGWMPFQLERMDSVWRDGVGGVDLPIAPSEQVRGRVFGCVFDDLHGLKCRADVGVEQILFETDYPHSDGTFPHSRKVARDLFAAAGMDEQACYAVLRGNAIAAYGLERFGITE
- a CDS encoding sensor domain-containing protein, producing MSGLDVDVLMTAIETAESLIVVTDAGGSILWANPACERILGWSVDELVGRSALDFMACDELDEVLDEHLSFLDSAEPRRQIRRWRTRDGGERSISFTRTGVRDDTGVVRRVVATGVDVTAEHVARAALLASERRHRALVEHASDVVVVIDDRAVITYVSASAETQLGWTPSELEGRSGFDLVAEQDRELALRSFDETLSELGPTVPRELRIEDRFGRPVLMEVVANNRLQDPSVEGVILHMRDITERRSLEVTLSTAQERFRQAFAKAPTGIALVDLDGRFLEANRALADILGREPADLSHLSFQDITHPDDLGADLDYLDRLLSGRIPGYRMEKRYLRPDATVVWCLLNVSVLRDAEGAPQHLLAHVEDITSRKSLTEELAHLAHHDGLTGLPNRTAVHTRVGESLARRHLHEVGVLFLDLDGFKDVNDTYGHDIGDRVLSVVARRLADAVRPTDLVGRVGGDEFVVVCEPASATILQSIAERIGTALERPIELAGLPAITTGATVGLAVADPVDDTASLLRRADEEMYRGKAGRRPPTRRPDPPRAGPTAGSPARPTAPRVWARTSA
- a CDS encoding class I SAM-dependent methyltransferase; its protein translation is MRVANQISALFGGAVPVRIEAYDGSAAGPADAASTLVVRRPRALARLIQRPGELGIVRAYVSGDVDFEGDIFALLETAVDAGLRPDPKAVPGLLAAAGADLWRIPPPPPEEVRLRGGLHTRGRDRAAISHHYDVSNEFYRMVLGPSMVYSCGVWESPEAGLEAAQAAKLELVCQKLALEPGMRLLDLGCGWGSMVIHAAQNHGVSAVGVTLSTEQAELARERVKEAGVDDLVDIRLQDYRDVSDGPFDAVSSIGMFEHVGRRRIEEYNTTLFRLLRPEGRLLNHAIARPGCPQGESPLGRAKALRRRLATAVGSDLTSRIDSPLMNRYVFPDGELHEVGVVVSLLQDNGFEVRHLESIREHYDLTLRAWVANLEANWDDAVDEVGEGRARVWRLYMAACALNFALGGVQVHQVLAVKPGSRGASGMPWRPGF
- a CDS encoding maleylpyruvate isomerase family mycothiol-dependent enzyme; the protein is MDHVETIRREGTALVEAAEAAGLDTPVAACPGWDVRRLLQHTAKVHQRTEAVVRTGADSPPPSSEFPRFDDDYRLFAQFRAALDALCLTLEAADPEGRSWNFTSGSGTNAFWPRRMAHETTVHRIDAQRTAGQDADPVPSDQAADGIDELVTVMLPMMVGLKKPDWNGSIHLHCTDQAGEWTLRLEEGALAVSRDHEKGDLAVRGPAAGMFLWAWNRADPADVGLECFGDTALLEAWTQLVP
- a CDS encoding PGPGW domain-containing protein — translated: MADDEPGRPHGHHEHPRLEALEEAALAAEMETGRREETRAEAKRSLLRRLGRMTAGSFLCVLGLVLMVLPGPGLLTLAAGLLILSVDVPFAARLLEKVRARLPADADGNVPRHVVVSGVGVSVLALGASMWWTFLR